A single genomic interval of Argopecten irradians isolate NY chromosome 8, Ai_NY, whole genome shotgun sequence harbors:
- the LOC138329956 gene encoding 52 kDa repressor of the inhibitor of the protein kinase-like → MGRQLSEEDKYNIIKNHFQPDSSYKFPSTKFGQKQRSFQLAWISRFPGLVYSPSTNGAFCLHCFLFPGGTERKCQLVSEPFRNWKKAVERFDEHFHKIRHNSGDNSASSHKKTGTGHELHMDSVVKSTNFLKCKEDKQVPIHHQIDAALEARKERNMKVLETIVETVLFCGRQNISLRGHRDDSRHSADPSVNTGNFKALLEYRIKGGDSNLQHHLENGPKNATYISKTTQNEIITTIGNYILRKVVNDCLASGGFYSLSADEVRDISNHEQLAVTIRFVDNTGEIREDFLSFINVSEGTTGENLSHELLNLIDQVGLDRNKMRSQCYDGAGNMAGKTKGVGPRIQQQYPKALPFWCTAHQLNRCIVQACTIPAVRNMMSTADQVVRFFEFSPKKQDSLEEAINALELPENKRHKLKELCRTRWVERHDAFDVFIDFLPATVETLEMYAKLPNTRTPGAADASSLLNSVCTFDFLVCLIIVHRCLGYLRGLSKSLQERTLDVGRALKNVTLVKASLQSCRDDIDNVHQEWFQEAVALAEELDIPISKPRTCGRQSKRNNVPAQSPEDYYRKSISIPVLDHLLEEMKTRFTSLHQRAALGLMLVPSELDDRNIDIGALTEFFGDDLPSSRTLEAEMRQWKIFWKENPEKPSSISATIKACDKDFFSNIHTILKICGTFPVTSCECERSISCLRLLKTYLRSTMGQDRLSALALMFIHRTVNVRVTDIVTEFARKHPRRMQVPNILFEE, encoded by the coding sequence ATGGGAAGACAATTGTCAGAAGaagataaatataacattatcaaaAACCATTTTCAACCAGACAGCAGCTATAAGTTTCCTTCCACAAAGTTTGGTCAAAAACAGAGAAGTTTCCAGCTTGCATGGATTTCTCGATTTCCAGGATTGGTCTACTCTCCATCTACTAACGGTGCCTTTTGCTTGCATTGCTTTTTATTTCCCGGTGGAACTGAGAGAAAATGTCAACTTGTGTCGGAGCCATTCAGAAATTGGAAAAAAGCTGTTGAGAGATTTGACGAACATTTTCATAAGATCAGACACAATTCTGGAGATAACAGCGCTAGTTCACACAAAAAAACTGGGACTGGACACGAACTACACATGGACAGCGTTGTAAAAAGTACTAACTTTTTGAAATGTAAGGAAGATAAGCAGGTTCCCATTCATCATCAAATTGATGCTGCTCTAGAAGCTAGGAAAGAGAGAAACATGAAAGTCTTGGAGACAATTGTTGAGACAGTTTTGTTTTGTGGACGACAAAACATTTCCCTACGTGGACACAGAGATGACAGTCGCCACAGCGCAGATCCGTCAGTCAACACAGGAAACTTTAAAGCTCTCCTTGAGTACAGGATCAAAGGGGGAGACAGCAATCTCCAACATCACCTGGAAAATGGTCCAAAGAATGCAACTTATATTtccaaaacaacacaaaatgaaataatcacTACCATTGGCAATTACATACTTCGGAAAGTTGTGAATGATTGCCTGGCATCAGGTGGATTCTATTCATTGTCTGCAGATGAAGTCAGAGACATAAGTAATCATGAGCAGCTAGCAGTTACAATCAGGTTTGTGGACAACACGGGCGAAATAAGAGAAGACTTCCTTTCCTTTATAAATGTCAGTGAGGGAACAACTGGAGAGAATCTGTCACATGAACTATTAAATCTAATTGACCAGGTTGGACTTGACAGAAACAAAATGCGAAGCCAGTGTTATGATGGAGCTGGGAACATGGCTGGGAAAACAAAAGGTGTTGGACCAAGAATTCAACAACAGTACCCAAAGGCTCTCCCTTTTTGGTGTACAGCTCATCAATTGAATCGTTGTATTGTACAGGCCTGTACCATCCCAGCTGTACGAAACATGATGAGTACTGCAGACCAGGTGGTTCGATTCTTTGAGTTTTCCCCCAAAAAGCAAGACTCTCTTGAGGAAGCTATCAATGCTTTGGAGTTGCCTGAAAACAAGCGCCACAAACTCAAAGAGTTATGTAGAACCAGGTGGGTGGAGCGCCATGATGCATTCGATGTCTTCATTGATTTTCTACCTGCTACAGTGGAAACTTTGGAGATGTACGCCAAATTGCCGAATACCAGGACACCAGGAGCTGCTGATGCCTCGTCACTTTTGAACTCTGTTTGCACCTTTGATTTTCTAGTGTGTTTAATCATTGTACACAGATGTCTTGGATATTTGAGGGGACTGTCTAAATCACTTCAAGAGCGTACACTTGATGTTGGTCGAGCCCTGAAGAATGTGACATTGGTGAAGGCATCTCTACAGTCCTGCAGAGATGACATAGACAATGTACACCAAGAATGGTTCCAAGAAGCTGTGGCCTTAGCAGAGGAATTGGACATACCAATTTCTAAACCAAGAACTTGTGGTCGCCAGTCGAAAAGAAACAATGTACCAGCACAGTCCCCAGAAGATTACTATAGAAAATCTATCAGCATTCCAGTGCTCGATCATCTTCTGGAGGAAATGAAGACACGCTTCACCAGTTTGCACCAGAGAGCAGCCCTGGGATTGATGTTAGTACCTTCAGAGCTGGATGACAGAAACATCGATATAGGTGCCTTGACTGAATTCTTTGGAGATGATCTGCCTTCTTCGAGGACATTGGAGGCAGAAATGAGACAGTGGAAAATATTTTGGAAGGAAAATCCAGAAAAACCTTCATCCATTTCTGCCACCATCAAGGCTTGTGATAAAGATTTCTTTTCGAACATTCACACCATTCTGAAGATATGTGGAACCTTTCCGGTGACAAGTTGTGAGTGTGAGAGAAGTATTAGTTGTCTACGACTTCTCAAAACCTATCTGAGATCAACTATGGGACAGGATAGACTTAGTGCTCTTGCACTGATGTTTATCCATAGGACAGTGAATGTGAGGGTCACTGACATTGTGACAGAATTTGCCAGGAAACACCCAAGGAGGATGCAGGTCCCAAATATTCTGTTTGAGGAATAG